GAAGTAGAACGAACAGCTCTTGGAAGTGCTGCAGAATCAATTTCTAGATCCATACATGCGAAAGCCATTATCAACTTCACTAGGTCCGGTTATTCTTCTTTGTTATCTTCAGAGTTTCGTCCACTCAATCCAATTTATTCTTTCACTCCCTTCTTAGGTACAGCAAGAAAGATGCAATTGTTTTGGGGTGTTGAATCCTATGTGATGCCAATGATGGATAAGTTCCCTGATATGATCGCGTTTATGAGTAAAACTTTAAAATCTGAAGGAAAACTAAAATCGGGAGATACTGTTGTGATTTTGTCAGGTGCTCCAGGTTCCGTGGCACAAACAGTTGATTTTATCCAGATTCACAAAATCAAATAACAAATGTTTTATGAATTCCTTGGGCGGCAATCACACTTGTCGTCCAAGCATTTTGAAAATTAAAACCGCCAGTGATTCCATCCACATCGATCACTTCACCCACAAAAAACAAACCTGGACAAACTTTACTCTCCATAGTTTGGAATTGGATTTCTTTGCGGTTCACTCCACCAGCAGTCACAAACTCTTCTTTAAAAACACCTTTTGCAACCATTTGTAATTTTTTTTGTGTTAAGTTTAAGGATATATTTCTAATTTCGGATTTACTCAAATCCGAATAACGTTTGTTCGCCTGAATTCCGGATTCTTTTAGTATCCATTCAAAAAATCGAGAAGGTAATTTCCAGTTAGGATCTTGTGCGATTTTTTCACTTGGCGAAGTTTCTTTTTTTTTCAAATACAAATCTTCAACAAACTGAGTGGATTCACCACCAACCCAATTCACTGACAATTCAACATGGTAATTGGCATCAAATAAAGTCCTTGCTTCCCAAGCTGATAATCGAAGTGCACATGGACCACTGAGACCCCAATGGGTAATGAGGATTGGACCTTTTTGAGGTTTTCCTTTTGGTAAAATTTTAATTTCTGCATGGGGAACAACTAGCCCAGTTAATTCCATCAAATCGGTATTTTCTAAAGTTAACGTAAACAAAGAAGGTACTGGGTTTATAATAGAATGTCCTAGTTTTTCAATCATACTCCAAACTTTTCGGTTTGAACCTGTTGCAAGGACAACGGCATCAAAAAATTCCTCTTTACCACCTTCCCATAAAAGTCGAAATGATTCGGTATCTTTTTCCGTTTTATAAATTCCAACTAATCCTTGTTCAAAGTGGATTGGGATTTTATTTTTTTTTAGTTCATTTAAAAAACAATCGATGATGGTTTCTGACTTGTCTGTAGTAGGAAACATTCTGCCATCTGCTTCTGCTTTCAGTGTTACACCTCTTTTGGCAAACCAATCGATTGTATCTTTAGGTTGGAAGGTTTCAAATGCCCAACGTAATTCTTTTTGGCCTCGCGGATAACGCAGTGACAGTTGTTCGGGATCAAACAACTGGTGTGTTACATTACATCTGCCACCACCAGACACACGAAGTTTGGCGAGTGGTTCTTTACTCCTCTCAAAAATTTGAATGGAGACATTCCCAGAGAAAGCATCAAACAATTGGTTGGCGACAAAACAACCTGAAGCACCTGCGCCAATAATCGCTATTTTGGGTTTTTTACCCAAACCTCACCACTCTCCTGTATTTGGCATGGAAACCCATGGTTCTTTTGGAGGTAAGGGATTTCCTTTTTGTAATAACTCAATCGATATTAGATCAGGCGACCTAACAAAAGCCATACGACCATCCCTAGGCGGTCTGTTGATGATGACTCCCATCGATTGGATTTTTTCGCAGGTTTCATAAATGTTATCAACTTCATATGCCAGGTGACCAAAATTCCTTCCTACCGAATAGGGTTCAGCTTGGTCCCAATTATAAGTAAGTTCGATTTCGGAACTGTCATTTTCTTCAGTGGATACAAATACTAACGTGAATTTACCTTCTGGGTAGTCCTTCTGGCGTGAAACTTTCAGGCCTAATATATCCACAAAAAAATGGAGAGCTTTCTCCAGATTTTGGACACGAATCATCGTATGTAAATATTTCATAGTTTTGTGCTTCTAAGATTTAAAAAAATATAAGAGCAGAAATAGCCAAGAGAAATACTTAGGAATTTCCACAGAAAACCACTCTTTTTTCCCTTCCAATAATTTTCCAAGGGAATAAAATGAAAAAACTAACAAAACAAAAACAGAAGATACTTCTAATAGTTGATACAAGTGCATACGTTTCAAGAAATACAATGTGAGAGCCGTAGGGAATAGAAATTGGATAAACAAAAACACTCGATACAATATAGTTCCTGATGCTTTGTGATACACTGGGTTATGTACTTTGTTACGTAATTCTAAATAATGGTGTGACAACCACAGTTTGGGATCTCTGACACCTCGGTCCATCACCGCTTGTAAATCATCGGGGCGAACAGATGGATAGGAAAAAAAGGAAACTATCCCTTGCCATTTATTTTTAGTATGAATCAAATCCGAGAATAAATCTTTTAATACATGCACATTGGCATTAATGGGATCATAACTATGTAGTTGTGTTGTGAGTCCATACCTTGGTTCAAATGTTTCTTCACAATAGGTTCCAAAAATTTTATCCCAGATGATAAAAACACCACCGTAATTTTTATCAATGTATTCTGGATTCATCGCATGGTGTACCCTGTGATGAGATGGTGTGACAAATATTGACTCAAACCAATTTGGTAATTTATGGATCGCACGAGTATGTACCCAAAATTGGTAAGTGCGATTGAGTGCATCGATGATCAAATAAGATTCAACAGGAAAACCCAATAGAGCAAGAGGCAAATAAAACATTCCTATCCCGATATTTCTGATAAAGGACTGCCTAAGTGCTACGGACAAATTGAACTCTTCGCTAGAATGGTGAACAACGTGAGATGCCCACAAAATCTTAATTTCATGACTATATCGGTGAGCAAGATAAAACAAAAAATCCAAAAGTACAAATAAAACCAACCAATGGAGAAAGGAAGATGGAGCTAAATAGAATTTGGAAAGTGTTTCTATACCGAAGGATAAATGATATAGTTTATCATAAACGAACACAAGACCGAGTAATACCAAACCATCGAAGATTCGACTCAACACACCTAAACTCAAATCGGTGAGAGAGTCTTCGAAAAAATAGAATTCTTTCTTTTTGATTCGAGTGTAAACGATCTCGATGATCATGAGTAAAAAATAAAAAGGAACAATGGATTCAATCAGTCTCATAAACTTACCTTAACGATGTATCTATCGATAAGAAAGAAGAAAGGAAAGCAAGTACCTTTCCTAGGATTTTCTATTTTGCCTAAAATTTAATTTTACGTTTATCCCCAAAGATTGCGTTCGTTATTGAATGGGATACCAACTCAATAACGAACATGGAAATTATTTTAATTGTTTACTCAAATCTATATTCAATTCTGTGAATGCGTTATTGAGAGCTGAATTCCATCCAATGACAAGTGCTTCTGCATCCTTTTTTTCGATCGTGATATTTTGTTTGTATGTTTTTCGAAACACTGGTGAAGAAATACTGTTCATATCTTCATAAACAACAACTTCAAATTCCACAACAGCCTTTGGTTCTTTGGATCGAAAATCTCCGTACAATTGTGATAAATTTAGTTCGATGTAATGAGTTACATTCACTCTTGTGTGTAAATTTGCATCCCATTCAAAATTTCCTGAACGTATTAGAGATTTCGAAAATTCCTCTTTGAAGTTATGCGATGGAGGAATAAAAAATCCATTATAAAAATCGGATTCATAAACAGCATTGTCCTTTCGGTATACAAACTCTTTTCCTTCAAATCTTTGCGAGATAAATACTTTTCGTACAAAAAAGGTTCTTGGTTTGGGGGGAGAAAACAACTGTTTTGTATCATTTGTCTCGATTAAAAAAAATCTTTTTTCGGGGAAAGTTTTACTCACACCAAAACATTGTGTGAGTAAAATACCCAATAAACTAACTGTAAATAAGCGGATCAAAAATTTCATGAAAATCATTTCCAAAGTTTAGACTTGTTTGGTGCTTCTCCAAATAAAAATTGGGAAGGGTATTTTTTCGCATTGGATGTCACTTCCTTTAAGTCTTCTGAAGCAATTCGTAAGTTTTCAATAGAAGTAGAAATATCACCTTGGTTTGCCGCGAGTAATGTATCCAATCGTTTGAGTGTTGTTTGTAGTTGTGAAACAGATTGGTCTAATTTTTTAGGAAGATTTTGAGTTTCAGGGCTTGCGATAAGTGCTTTTACCTCTCCATTCGTTTTC
The sequence above is a segment of the Leptospira levettii genome. Coding sequences within it:
- a CDS encoding VOC family protein; translated protein: MKYLHTMIRVQNLEKALHFFVDILGLKVSRQKDYPEGKFTLVFVSTEENDSSEIELTYNWDQAEPYSVGRNFGHLAYEVDNIYETCEKIQSMGVIINRPPRDGRMAFVRSPDLISIELLQKGNPLPPKEPWVSMPNTGEW
- a CDS encoding ABC-type transport auxiliary lipoprotein, LBF_0736 family, with the protein product MKFLIRLFTVSLLGILLTQCFGVSKTFPEKRFFLIETNDTKQLFSPPKPRTFFVRKVFISQRFEGKEFVYRKDNAVYESDFYNGFFIPPSHNFKEEFSKSLIRSGNFEWDANLHTRVNVTHYIELNLSQLYGDFRSKEPKAVVEFEVVVYEDMNSISSPVFRKTYKQNITIEKKDAEALVIGWNSALNNAFTELNIDLSKQLK
- a CDS encoding sterol desaturase family protein, producing the protein MRLIESIVPFYFLLMIIEIVYTRIKKKEFYFFEDSLTDLSLGVLSRIFDGLVLLGLVFVYDKLYHLSFGIETLSKFYLAPSSFLHWLVLFVLLDFLFYLAHRYSHEIKILWASHVVHHSSEEFNLSVALRQSFIRNIGIGMFYLPLALLGFPVESYLIIDALNRTYQFWVHTRAIHKLPNWFESIFVTPSHHRVHHAMNPEYIDKNYGGVFIIWDKIFGTYCEETFEPRYGLTTQLHSYDPINANVHVLKDLFSDLIHTKNKWQGIVSFFSYPSVRPDDLQAVMDRGVRDPKLWLSHHYLELRNKVHNPVYHKASGTILYRVFLFIQFLFPTALTLYFLKRMHLYQLLEVSSVFVLLVFSFYSLGKLLEGKKEWFSVEIPKYFSWLFLLLYFFKS
- a CDS encoding NAD(P)/FAD-dependent oxidoreductase encodes the protein MGKKPKIAIIGAGASGCFVANQLFDAFSGNVSIQIFERSKEPLAKLRVSGGGRCNVTHQLFDPEQLSLRYPRGQKELRWAFETFQPKDTIDWFAKRGVTLKAEADGRMFPTTDKSETIIDCFLNELKKNKIPIHFEQGLVGIYKTEKDTESFRLLWEGGKEEFFDAVVLATGSNRKVWSMIEKLGHSIINPVPSLFTLTLENTDLMELTGLVVPHAEIKILPKGKPQKGPILITHWGLSGPCALRLSAWEARTLFDANYHVELSVNWVGGESTQFVEDLYLKKKETSPSEKIAQDPNWKLPSRFFEWILKESGIQANKRYSDLSKSEIRNISLNLTQKKLQMVAKGVFKEEFVTAGGVNRKEIQFQTMESKVCPGLFFVGEVIDVDGITGGFNFQNAWTTSVIAAQGIHKTFVI